The following is a genomic window from Moorella sp. Hama-1.
ATGCTGCATCATCTGCGGCAGGACGGCGCCCTTCTTGACCACGGCGCCCTCGGGAGCCAGGTTGCCGTACAGGACAGCCAGGCCGCCCTCGGCGCTATAGGGGTCTTCTACGGGCCGGATAACCTCTCGCCGGCCGACCTCCCGGCCGCCGATGTTTTCCGCCACCGTCCGGCCGGTTACCGTTAGGAGGCTACCATCAATCAGGCCGTGGCGGTAGAGTTCATTCATCACCGCCGGGATGCCCCCGGCTTCGTCCAGGTCCTGGATGTGCTGGCTGCCGGCCGGGCTGAGCTTGCAGATCTGGGGCGTACGGCGGTTAATCTCCCCGAAGATCGTGAGATCCAGCTCGACCCCGGCTTCGTGGGCGATGGCCGGCAGGTGCAGGCAGGTGTTGGTGGAACCCCCCAGGGCCATATCTACGGTTACGGCATTACGGAAGGCCGCAGCCGTCATGATGTCCAGGGGCCGGATATTTTTCTGCAGGAGCTGCATCACCTGCATGCCGGCTTCCTTGGCCAGGCGCACCCGGGCGCCGCTGACGGCCGGAATGGTGCCGTTACCGGGCAGGCCTATGCCCAGAGCTTCAACCATACAATTCATGGTGTTGGCGGTAAACATGCCGGCACAAGAACCGCAACCCGGGCAGGCGCAGTTCTCCAACTCCGCCACCTCGGTTGCCGTCATCTTGCCGGCTTGGGTGGCGCCTACCGCTTCAAACATAGTGCTGAGGGAAATATCCCGGCCCTGGTAACGGCCGGCCAGCATGGGACCGCCGCTGACAAAGATGGCCGGGATATTCAACCGGGCCGCCGCCATCAGCATGCCCGGCACGATTTTATCGCAGTTGGTAATAAAAACCATGGCGTCAAAGGGATGGGCGATGGCCATCACCTCCACCATATCGGCGATGAGTTCCCGGCTGGCCAGGGAGTACTTCATACCCACATGGTTCATAGCCAGGCCGTCGCAGACGCCGATAGTGGGAAACTCCAGGGGCGTACCTCCGGCCAGGCGTACCCCTGCCTTGACAGCCTCGGCCAGGGTATTTAAATGAAAATGGCCGGGGATTAATTCGTTATGGGCGTTGACAATGCCGATAATGGGCCGGGCGATCTCTGCGTCCGTCAGGCCCATGGCCTTGAGGAGGGAGCGGTGCGGGGCCTTGGCCAGCCCCGTTTTCATCGCGTCACTGCGCATGGCTTTCCTCTCCTGTCTTATTATCAATTAACTCCTTCCCGGATGGCGCTCTACCAGTGTGTCCCGTCCTTTTCTCTCTTATCTTGCCACCTGGCAACAGGCGGTCTACCTTTTAAGCAAAGATCTGCGGACCGTCGGTTTTGGTTAACTCCCGGTAACGGGCAATGAGATCCCTGGTTATGGGGCCCGGCTGGCCGTTACCAATGGGCCGGCCGTCTACTTTAACTACCGGGATGGCTTCCGCCGCCGTGCCGGTGAGGAAGCATTCGTCGGCCACATAAACGTCGTGGCGGGTAAAGACCTTCTCGTAAACCGGAATGCCGGCTTGGGCCGCCAGTTCCATGACGGCGTTACGGGTAATACCTTCCAGGAGGCCGACAAAGGGCGGCGGGGTAATTAACTGCCCGTTCTTAACAATGAAGATGTTATCGCCGGTGGCCTCGGCCACGTAACCCTCTTTATTCAGAAAAAGCCCTTCCGGAGCACCGGCCCGGGTGGCCTCCATTTTAGCGATGATGTTATTCAGGTAGTTCAGGGACTTGATGCGCGGGTCCAGGGCATCGGGAGCGTTACGCCGGGTCCCCAGGGTTACCAGTTCCAGACCTTTTTCGTATAATTCCGCCGGATAGAGTTCAATGGCCGCTGCGATGCAGAAGATGGACGGCCGGGGGCACTTGCGGGGATCGAGGCCCAGGTCGCCCTTACCCCGGGTAATGACCAGGCGTATATAAGCATCCCGCAGGTTATTGCGCCGGCAGGTCTCCAGGACCACTTCGGTCATTTCATCTTTGCTCAGGCCGAGAGCCAGGTTGATAGAACGGGCGGAATCATACAGCCGATCAATATGCTCTTTTAAACGAAAAACCCGGCCGTAGTAGGCGCGGATCCCCTCAAAGACACCGTCGCCATAGAGCAGGCCATGATCAAAGACAGACAACTTCGCCTCTTCTTCGTCGACATACTCGCCGTCAAGATAGATAATCAGCCCCACGAGTTTCTCCTCCTCATATACCGGTCGGTAGTGGGCGCCGGGGCCGGCGCGACAAAAGCCGCAAAATATGTTTATGTTTCAGTATAAATAACCCTTAATCAAGTGTCAAGGATTTTTCGCTGATGGCAAAGATTAAGTATTGATTAAGCAAAAAATAAGGGCTACCACGAAAGGCAACCCTTGCTTTATATTCCAAAATAGGTTCCAGGTAAAAATGGATATTGATGCCGCTTCTCAGCTTCGGGCTGGCAGGTACAGCTCCAGGCTTCGCTGAGTTTGCCTGCGCCTCGAACCAAGTCGCCCTCCGCCTGTACTCGTCAGCCCCGCTTTAGCCAGCATTTTTAGTAAATTCGCGGGACGTTGGCCCCCCTGTCTCATAGCGCTGATGGGTTACGGCGTGAAGGGTACCTGCATACCGGTAAAGACGTAGGCCTGGAGCCAGACCAGGGCGCTCAGGAGGATGGCCAGGGCCAGGCTGTGCCAGACGACGTTACGGAAGATGGGGCCGACAGCCTGCATGCCCTCTTCATGGTTTTCATAACAGGCTACGGTAGCAACGACAATGCTCTGGGCGTCAATCATCTTACCCATAACACCGCCGGTACTGTTGGCAGTAACGATGAGGACCGGGTTCAAACCCAGCTGTTCCGCCGTAATCCGCTGCAGGCTGCCGAACATGGCGTTGGAGGAGGTATCGCTGCCGGTAAGGAAGACCCCCAACCAGCCGAGCATGGAGGCGAAGAAGGGGTAGGCCGCCCCGGTGCGGGTGAAGGCCAGACCCAGGATGGCATCGGTACCGGCGTAACGGGTAGTAAAGCCCAGGCCGACAACCGTGGTGATCACCGTAATGGGCACCTTCATCCTGGTAACTGTACGGCGGAAGGCCTCCGACCATTGGGCCGGCGTCAACCGCAGGACGAAGAACCCGGAAATTAAAGCAGCAATCATAATGCCCGTGCCGGCGGCCGACAGCCAGTTAAAGACATAAATGGCGCTCTCCAATTCCGGCTTGGTCCCGTGGACCACCGGCGGCATGCGGAAAACAACACCATGCAGATAAGGCATAGGAATCTGGGGGGCGGAAATACCATTGAGAAAACTCTTCCACCAGCCCATACCCCAGAGGAAGACAGCGGCAGCCAGGAGCACCCAGGGCAGCCAGGCCTGGATAATCTCCCCGGTAGTATACTTGGGGCCCTGCATTTTTTTAACCGCCACAGCACTGGCAGCCGCCGCCCCGGGATTGGAGAATTCATCTTCAGAAGCAACAATGTGTTTTGGTTGCCAGACTTTGAGGAACAGGGCGGTTACGATCATGCTGACAATACCGCTCATAATATCTACCAGCATGACATTGCCCGCCTGGGACATTAGGAACTGGGTCAGGGCGAAAGAGGCGCCGCAGACCAGGGTCGCCGGCCAGACTTCCCAAACGTCCTTCCATTTGCCCTTATCCATAAAGACCAGGGTCGCCACCAGCCAGAAGGGGACGATGATGGAGAAGAAAGGCAACTGGCGACCGGCCATCATGGTTATCAAGTGCTCGGGAATGCCACTAACCTTACCCAGCATAATGATCGGTGTGCCAATGGCTCCCCAGGCTACCGGTGCTGTATTGGCAATCAAGCAGATTACGGCTGCCTGGAGGGGACGGAAGCCCAGACCGACCATCATGGCTCCGGCCACAGCCACCGGGGTGCCAAAGCCGGCGGCACCTTCCATGAAGGCGCCGAAGCTAAAGGCTACCAGCAGGGCCTGTAAGCGCCGGTCCGGGGTAATGCCGGCCACCGTGTTTTTAACGATCTCAAATTTACCAGTCACCACGGTCATGGTATAAAGGAAGATAGCTGAAAAGACAATCCAGCCAATGGGCAAGAGCCCGTTAAAGACGCCCATGACGAA
Proteins encoded in this region:
- the ilvD gene encoding dihydroxy-acid dehydratase, producing the protein MRSDAMKTGLAKAPHRSLLKAMGLTDAEIARPIIGIVNAHNELIPGHFHLNTLAEAVKAGVRLAGGTPLEFPTIGVCDGLAMNHVGMKYSLASRELIADMVEVMAIAHPFDAMVFITNCDKIVPGMLMAAARLNIPAIFVSGGPMLAGRYQGRDISLSTMFEAVGATQAGKMTATEVAELENCACPGCGSCAGMFTANTMNCMVEALGIGLPGNGTIPAVSGARVRLAKEAGMQVMQLLQKNIRPLDIMTAAAFRNAVTVDMALGGSTNTCLHLPAIAHEAGVELDLTIFGEINRRTPQICKLSPAGSQHIQDLDEAGGIPAVMNELYRHGLIDGSLLTVTGRTVAENIGGREVGRREVIRPVEDPYSAEGGLAVLYGNLAPEGAVVKKGAVLPQMMQHEGPARVFNSEEEAFAAIMGQRIKPGDVIVIRYEGPRGGPGMQEMLSPTAALAGMGLDSSVALITDGRFSGASRGASIGHVSPEAAAGGLIALVEEGDTIAIDIEAGKLELKVAEEEIARRRQNWQAPPPKITSGYLARYARMVTSGAKGAVLA
- the ilvE gene encoding branched-chain-amino-acid transaminase; this translates as MGLIIYLDGEYVDEEEAKLSVFDHGLLYGDGVFEGIRAYYGRVFRLKEHIDRLYDSARSINLALGLSKDEMTEVVLETCRRNNLRDAYIRLVITRGKGDLGLDPRKCPRPSIFCIAAAIELYPAELYEKGLELVTLGTRRNAPDALDPRIKSLNYLNNIIAKMEATRAGAPEGLFLNKEGYVAEATGDNIFIVKNGQLITPPPFVGLLEGITRNAVMELAAQAGIPVYEKVFTRHDVYVADECFLTGTAAEAIPVVKVDGRPIGNGQPGPITRDLIARYRELTKTDGPQIFA
- a CDS encoding L-lactate permease produces the protein MPYYQNYNPLGNVFLSTVFAALPIVVLLYLLAIHPWTDKFGHKHRGIFAPYAAISAAVVGILVSVLMMRMPVPTAISAFVMGVFNGLLPIGWIVFSAIFLYTMTVVTGKFEIVKNTVAGITPDRRLQALLVAFSFGAFMEGAAGFGTPVAVAGAMMVGLGFRPLQAAVICLIANTAPVAWGAIGTPIIMLGKVSGIPEHLITMMAGRQLPFFSIIVPFWLVATLVFMDKGKWKDVWEVWPATLVCGASFALTQFLMSQAGNVMLVDIMSGIVSMIVTALFLKVWQPKHIVASEDEFSNPGAAAASAVAVKKMQGPKYTTGEIIQAWLPWVLLAAAVFLWGMGWWKSFLNGISAPQIPMPYLHGVVFRMPPVVHGTKPELESAIYVFNWLSAAGTGIMIAALISGFFVLRLTPAQWSEAFRRTVTRMKVPITVITTVVGLGFTTRYAGTDAILGLAFTRTGAAYPFFASMLGWLGVFLTGSDTSSNAMFGSLQRITAEQLGLNPVLIVTANSTGGVMGKMIDAQSIVVATVACYENHEEGMQAVGPIFRNVVWHSLALAILLSALVWLQAYVFTGMQVPFTP